Proteins encoded together in one Flavobacterium keumense window:
- a CDS encoding NAD(P)H-hydrate dehydratase, producing MIPITIVDQKEIQKHYQPMVSTTHKGLQGHALLIGGSYGKMGSVSLSAKAALKSGCGLVTAFIPKCGYDIVQIAAPEVMVLTDVQDHCISAIYFDIIPKAIGIGPGLGQDTATQQGLYEFLKTNHFPLVLDADALNILALHPDWLALLPPKTIITPHVKELERLIGKWNSEAELFEKTIIFSKKHQLIVVMKGAPTHCIDGDLVYKNTTGNAALSTAGSGDVLTGMITSLLAQSYEPINAALLGVYLHGLTADIALPETGYQSFIASDIISYLGKAFLTLE from the coding sequence ATGATTCCTATCACTATTGTTGATCAAAAAGAAATTCAAAAACACTACCAGCCGATGGTTTCGACTACGCATAAGGGTTTGCAAGGACATGCTTTGTTAATAGGAGGGAGTTATGGTAAGATGGGTTCGGTTAGTTTGTCGGCTAAAGCGGCGTTGAAGTCGGGCTGTGGGTTGGTCACTGCTTTTATTCCCAAATGTGGTTATGATATAGTACAAATTGCGGCACCTGAAGTCATGGTGTTGACGGATGTTCAAGACCATTGTATTTCGGCAATTTATTTTGATATTATACCTAAAGCTATCGGTATTGGCCCGGGTTTGGGTCAAGATACCGCTACGCAACAGGGATTGTATGAATTTTTAAAAACAAACCATTTTCCTCTGGTTCTTGATGCGGATGCGTTGAATATTTTGGCACTGCATCCGGATTGGTTGGCTTTACTTCCTCCTAAAACGATTATAACTCCGCATGTAAAAGAATTGGAACGTTTGATTGGCAAATGGAATTCGGAAGCCGAACTATTTGAAAAAACAATTATCTTTTCTAAAAAGCACCAATTAATTGTTGTTATGAAAGGGGCGCCAACGCATTGTATAGATGGCGATTTGGTTTATAAAAACACGACGGGAAATGCTGCTTTGTCCACGGCGGGTAGTGGCGATGTGTTGACAGGAATGATTACCAGTTTATTGGCTCAGTCGTATGAACCAATAAACGCGGCACTTTTAGGGGTATATCTTCATGGATTGACGGCCGATATTGCATTGCCTGAAACAGGCTATCAATCGTTTATCGCTTCGGATATTATTTCGTATTTAGGAAAAGCTTTTTTGACTTTAGAATAA
- the thrC gene encoding threonine synthase, translated as MKYYSLNHNTPKVSFEEAVIQGLATDRGLYFPESITPLSAVFFDTIENLSNEEIAFQAIQQFVGDEIPETELRAIIKETLCFDFPVVEVEKGIYSLELFHGPTMAFKDVGARFMSRCLGYFNRNDKTSKNTVLVATSGDTGGAVASGFLGVEGVDVVILYPSGKVSDIQEKQLTTLGQNIKALEVDGVFDDCQDMVKKAFLDESLKHKNLTSANSINIARWLPQMFYFFFAYKALKSQNKPLVFSCPSGNFGNICAGIIAKKMGLPVQHFVAATNVNDTVPRFLANGIYDPKPSIATISNAMDVGNPSNFIRIQEMYQNDLEQFKKDFSSYTFSDEATLEAMKTIYTTDGYIAEPHGAVGYLGLKKELENHSDAIGIFLETAHPIKFLDVVEPVLNVKLPIPTQIESVLGKEKVSTKIKTYEELKAFLG; from the coding sequence ATGAAATATTACAGTTTAAACCATAACACGCCTAAAGTTTCTTTTGAAGAAGCAGTTATACAAGGATTAGCAACCGATAGAGGATTGTATTTTCCAGAAAGTATTACCCCTTTATCAGCAGTTTTTTTTGATACTATCGAAAACTTAAGTAATGAAGAAATTGCTTTTCAAGCTATCCAACAATTTGTGGGAGATGAAATCCCTGAAACCGAACTTCGAGCTATTATTAAAGAAACTTTGTGTTTTGACTTTCCGGTGGTCGAAGTAGAAAAAGGGATTTATTCCTTAGAATTATTTCACGGCCCAACTATGGCATTCAAGGATGTAGGTGCGCGTTTCATGTCGCGTTGTTTAGGGTATTTCAATCGAAATGACAAAACATCAAAAAATACTGTTTTGGTAGCTACTTCGGGAGATACTGGAGGAGCCGTGGCTAGTGGTTTTCTTGGAGTAGAGGGTGTGGATGTCGTTATCTTGTATCCTTCTGGAAAGGTAAGTGACATTCAAGAAAAACAACTAACTACACTAGGTCAAAATATCAAAGCCTTAGAAGTAGATGGTGTTTTTGACGATTGTCAAGACATGGTGAAAAAAGCCTTTTTGGACGAAAGTCTGAAACATAAAAATTTAACTTCGGCCAATTCAATCAATATTGCCCGTTGGTTACCACAAATGTTTTATTTCTTCTTTGCCTACAAAGCGTTGAAAAGCCAAAACAAACCCTTAGTATTTTCTTGCCCAAGCGGTAATTTTGGAAATATTTGTGCGGGTATCATTGCAAAAAAAATGGGATTGCCAGTACAACATTTTGTAGCTGCTACGAATGTAAACGATACTGTTCCTCGATTTTTAGCAAATGGAATTTACGATCCAAAACCATCTATTGCTACTATTTCTAACGCTATGGATGTGGGTAATCCAAGTAATTTCATCCGAATCCAAGAAATGTATCAAAACGATTTGGAGCAATTTAAAAAAGACTTCTCTTCCTATACTTTTTCAGACGAAGCCACTTTGGAAGCGATGAAAACCATTTACACTACCGATGGGTATATTGCCGAACCGCATGGGGCTGTAGGCTACTTAGGATTGAAAAAAGAATTAGAAAACCATTCGGATGCGATTGGAATATTCTTAGAAACAGCGCATCCTATCAAATTTTTAGATGTAGTAGAACCTGTGCTGAATGTAAAGTTGCCTATTCCAACACAAATAGAAAGTGTATTGGGAAAAGAAAAAGTTAGCACAAAAATCAAAACTTACGAAGAGTTGAAAGCCTTTTTAGGATAA
- a CDS encoding homoserine kinase: MNEIKLFCPATIANLSCGFDVLGLCLDNVGDEMVIRKSTQKGIRITKIVGADLPLETENNVSGVAGLALLETVNADFGFEIEIYKKIKAGSGIGSSAASSAGAVFGINALLGYPYQTKDLVQFAMQGEKLACGNAHADNVAPALLGGFTLVRSYNPLDIIKIESPSELFATVVHPQIELKTSDARSVLKQTVSLKSAIMQWGNVGGLIAGLYTQDYNLIGRSLHDEIVEPLRSVLIPGFDLIKQAALENGALGSGISGSGPSIFALCKGKETADKIAKAMSAVYEAINLPYEIHVSKVNSEGVKIL, encoded by the coding sequence ATGAATGAAATAAAACTATTTTGCCCAGCAACTATTGCCAACCTTTCTTGTGGATTCGATGTTTTAGGACTTTGTCTTGACAATGTAGGTGACGAAATGGTGATTCGGAAATCAACTCAAAAAGGAATTCGGATTACCAAAATTGTTGGAGCTGATTTGCCTTTGGAAACAGAAAACAATGTATCTGGAGTAGCGGGATTGGCATTATTAGAAACCGTAAACGCTGATTTTGGGTTTGAGATTGAAATCTACAAAAAAATCAAAGCGGGAAGCGGAATTGGAAGTAGTGCTGCTAGTTCGGCGGGAGCTGTTTTTGGCATCAATGCCTTATTAGGATATCCGTACCAAACCAAAGATTTAGTACAGTTTGCCATGCAAGGCGAAAAATTAGCTTGTGGGAATGCGCATGCAGATAACGTTGCTCCTGCCCTTTTAGGTGGATTTACCTTGGTAAGAAGTTACAATCCTTTGGATATTATCAAAATAGAAAGCCCTTCTGAATTGTTTGCAACTGTGGTACATCCGCAAATCGAATTAAAGACTTCAGATGCCCGTTCGGTATTGAAACAAACCGTTTCTTTAAAAAGTGCCATCATGCAATGGGGAAATGTAGGCGGATTAATTGCGGGATTATACACCCAAGATTACAATTTAATTGGACGTTCGTTACACGATGAAATTGTAGAACCTTTACGAAGTGTTTTAATTCCAGGGTTTGATTTAATCAAACAAGCGGCTTTAGAAAATGGGGCTTTAGGTTCTGGAATATCAGGTTCAGGTCCTTCCATTTTTGCATTATGCAAAGGAAAGGAAACAGCAGACAAAATTGCCAAAGCCATGAGTGCAGTCTACGAAGCGATTAATTTACCTTATGAAATTCACGTTTCAAAAGTGAATTCTGAAGGAGTTAAAATACTATAA
- the thrA gene encoding bifunctional aspartate kinase/homoserine dehydrogenase I, translating into MKILKFGGTSVANADNIKRVLTIIAEKAKNEKLVVVVSALSKVTDLLQLASQKAASNDESFKEIVAEIEKKHLDTLKELIPVSEQSSLLSHLKRIINHLETLLDGCFLLGELSPRTADTILGFGELLSSYIIAEALKQNLKNSGYADSRELIKTNANFGKAVVNFEISNQLIADYFASNESQVVVLPGFIASTTDGIHTTLGRGGSDYTAAIVAAALNAKELEIWTDVNGMFTANPKIVKQAQPIATISYQEAMELSHFGAKVLYPPTIQPVLRKNIPILIKNTFEPEAVGTYISNDVVSQTNPAKGISHIDNIALLTLEGPGMVGVSGSSKRLFEVLSQENINVIFITQASSEHSICIGILNSDAEIAEIAINKAFEIEIAQNKIEPCIVENNLCIIALVGENMKNHQGLSGRMFSTLGKNNVNIRAIAQGASERNISAVINERDVKKALNTLHENFFEENTKQLNLFVMGVGNVGKKFIEQIHQQKKFLKENLKINLRVIALSNSRKMHFDEDGISLKDWQTVLNNGETANQELFIAKVKELNLRNSIFVDITANESVSKTYEHYLKQSVGVVTCNKIACSSAYDNYKHLKNLSRQYNAPFLFETNVGAGLPIIDTVKNLIASGDKVNKIQAVLSGSLNFIFNNFDENHSFQDVVKEAGVQGFTEPDPKIDLSGIDVARKILILIRESGYQMDIEAIANESFMPAECLATTSNEAFFASLQKHAAHFDALYNEAKNKESRLKYVAQFENGKASVGLQFIPKDHPFYNLEGKDNIVLFYTDCYVDQPLLIKGAGAGAAVTASGIFADVIRIGNV; encoded by the coding sequence ATGAAAATATTAAAATTTGGCGGAACTTCAGTAGCCAATGCAGACAATATAAAACGCGTTCTTACAATAATTGCTGAAAAAGCAAAAAACGAAAAATTAGTTGTAGTAGTTTCTGCTTTAAGCAAAGTTACCGACTTATTACAATTAGCCTCTCAAAAAGCAGCATCAAATGATGAAAGCTTTAAAGAAATCGTTGCCGAAATTGAAAAAAAACATTTAGATACCTTAAAAGAATTAATTCCTGTTAGTGAACAAAGCAGTTTACTAAGTCACTTAAAACGAATCATAAATCATCTTGAAACTTTACTAGACGGCTGTTTCTTATTAGGCGAACTATCACCAAGAACAGCAGATACTATTCTAGGTTTTGGCGAACTACTGTCTTCTTACATTATAGCCGAAGCACTAAAACAAAACCTAAAAAATAGCGGTTATGCGGATAGCCGTGAATTAATTAAAACCAATGCTAATTTTGGTAAAGCTGTAGTCAATTTTGAGATTTCAAACCAACTTATTGCTGATTACTTTGCTTCTAATGAAAGTCAAGTAGTGGTTCTTCCTGGATTTATTGCTTCAACTACCGATGGAATTCATACCACTTTAGGACGTGGAGGTTCTGATTACACAGCTGCCATCGTAGCAGCTGCCTTGAATGCAAAAGAATTAGAAATTTGGACTGACGTCAACGGCATGTTTACAGCCAATCCAAAAATTGTGAAACAAGCCCAACCTATTGCAACCATTTCGTACCAAGAGGCAATGGAATTGTCACATTTTGGTGCCAAAGTATTGTACCCACCAACTATCCAACCAGTATTAAGAAAGAATATTCCAATTCTAATCAAAAATACGTTTGAACCAGAAGCGGTTGGAACCTATATTTCAAATGATGTGGTTTCGCAAACCAATCCTGCAAAAGGAATTAGTCATATAGACAACATTGCGCTATTGACATTAGAAGGTCCAGGAATGGTGGGAGTTTCAGGTTCATCAAAACGACTATTTGAAGTTTTATCGCAAGAAAACATCAATGTAATTTTTATTACTCAAGCCTCTTCTGAACATTCTATTTGTATCGGAATTTTAAATTCAGATGCTGAAATAGCCGAAATAGCGATCAATAAAGCATTCGAAATTGAAATCGCTCAAAATAAAATCGAACCTTGTATTGTAGAGAACAACTTATGCATCATTGCATTGGTAGGCGAAAACATGAAAAACCACCAAGGGTTGAGCGGAAGAATGTTCAGTACTTTAGGAAAAAACAACGTGAATATTCGCGCTATTGCACAAGGCGCTTCTGAAAGAAATATTTCGGCAGTAATCAATGAGCGTGATGTCAAAAAAGCATTGAATACCTTACACGAAAATTTCTTTGAAGAAAACACCAAACAATTGAACCTATTTGTAATGGGAGTTGGAAATGTAGGAAAAAAATTCATCGAGCAAATTCACCAACAGAAAAAATTTTTAAAAGAAAACCTAAAGATCAACTTACGCGTAATTGCCTTATCTAATTCGCGTAAAATGCATTTTGATGAAGATGGAATTTCTTTGAAAGATTGGCAAACTGTTTTAAACAATGGAGAAACGGCTAACCAAGAACTATTCATTGCTAAAGTAAAAGAATTGAATCTAAGAAATAGCATCTTTGTTGATATTACAGCTAATGAAAGTGTTTCCAAAACCTATGAGCACTACTTAAAACAAAGTGTTGGTGTCGTAACTTGTAACAAAATTGCGTGTTCATCAGCTTATGATAATTACAAACATTTAAAAAATCTATCACGCCAATACAACGCCCCTTTCTTATTTGAAACGAATGTTGGAGCGGGTTTACCTATTATTGACACCGTAAAGAACTTAATTGCTTCAGGTGATAAAGTGAACAAAATTCAAGCCGTATTATCTGGAAGTTTGAATTTTATCTTCAATAACTTTGACGAAAACCATTCGTTTCAAGATGTAGTAAAAGAAGCTGGAGTTCAAGGATTCACTGAACCAGACCCTAAAATCGATTTAAGCGGAATTGACGTAGCTAGAAAAATCCTAATCTTAATTCGCGAAAGCGGCTACCAAATGGATATTGAAGCGATTGCAAACGAATCGTTTATGCCTGCTGAATGTTTAGCAACTACATCAAATGAAGCCTTTTTCGCTTCATTGCAAAAACACGCTGCTCACTTTGACGCATTGTACAATGAAGCTAAAAACAAGGAGTCGCGTTTGAAATATGTTGCTCAATTTGAAAATGGTAAAGCAAGTGTTGGTTTACAATTCATTCCGAAAGACCATCCTTTTTATAATTTAGAAGGAAAAGACAATATCGTATTGTTCTACACTGATTGTTATGTGGATCAGCCTTTATTAATCAAAGGTGCGGGTGCAGGTGCTGCGGTAACGGCTTCAGGGATATTTGCTGATGTAATCCGAATTGGAAACGTATAA
- a CDS encoding DUF47 domain-containing protein — translation MSLNTIFQFLVPKDKKFFPLFEEASSNLVQLASHLHEAVNLPLKEREVLFQKIDELEQKGEDIARQTNLELSRNFITPFDREDIHSLITSIDNVAGNLQGAASRMRLYHVDKITKSIRKLTEINLDACQNIEFAVKELKDIKKVKNITEACSKINKLENKSDSVYNKAVFEIFENETDAINVIKYKEVLSVLESATDKCKNVASVLEAIAVKHS, via the coding sequence ATGTCATTAAATACTATTTTTCAATTTCTAGTGCCAAAGGACAAAAAGTTTTTTCCACTTTTTGAGGAAGCTTCGTCAAATTTAGTTCAATTAGCGTCTCATTTGCATGAAGCGGTTAACTTACCCTTAAAAGAAAGAGAAGTTCTTTTTCAAAAAATAGATGAATTAGAACAAAAGGGAGAAGATATAGCTCGTCAAACTAATTTAGAATTGAGTAGAAATTTTATTACTCCATTTGATAGAGAAGATATTCATTCATTAATTACTTCTATTGATAATGTAGCTGGGAATCTTCAAGGTGCAGCAAGCAGAATGCGTTTGTATCATGTGGATAAAATTACAAAATCGATTAGAAAATTGACTGAAATTAATCTAGATGCATGTCAGAATATTGAATTTGCGGTTAAAGAGTTAAAGGATATAAAAAAGGTAAAAAATATAACTGAGGCTTGTTCTAAGATTAACAAATTAGAGAACAAATCGGATAGTGTGTACAATAAAGCTGTTTTCGAAATTTTCGAAAACGAAACAGACGCAATTAATGTTATCAAATACAAAGAAGTATTGTCAGTTCTGGAGTCTGCTACTGATAAGTGTAAAAATGTAGCCAGTGTGTTAGAAGCGATAGCAGTAAAACATTCTTAA